A genomic window from Clostridium aceticum includes:
- a CDS encoding Cof-type HAD-IIB family hydrolase — protein sequence MKYKLVVLDMDGTLLDDHHQVSEKNKRIIQHFSKEGIQFILASGRPYASLYPYVKDLGLQLPVIAANGAVVKCPLTNKTHYASVVPLELAQEILNYGKAYGYSISCYFEDEVITFDEEMVKVHWELEKLKAKMMDKFSVEKAPNKIIYSAAPRRIEEAFKFLANEYAERLYITCSADIYLDVMNLGTSKGKALSYIMHQMNISSSEVMVIGNNFNDLAMFEVAGLAVAMDNSPEEVKHQSGFVTKSNTEDGVAYALEKLITSDSPPFIVPGLSLDKSGILFL from the coding sequence ATGAAGTATAAGTTAGTAGTACTTGATATGGATGGAACACTACTGGATGATCATCATCAAGTATCGGAAAAAAATAAAAGAATCATCCAGCACTTCAGTAAAGAAGGAATACAATTTATTTTGGCCAGTGGCAGACCTTATGCATCTTTATATCCTTATGTAAAAGATTTGGGCTTACAGTTACCTGTGATTGCTGCCAACGGTGCTGTAGTAAAATGCCCTTTAACCAATAAAACTCATTACGCATCTGTTGTTCCTTTAGAATTAGCACAGGAAATTTTAAATTATGGTAAAGCCTATGGGTATTCCATTAGCTGCTATTTCGAAGACGAAGTTATTACCTTTGATGAAGAGATGGTTAAGGTACACTGGGAGCTTGAAAAGCTTAAAGCTAAAATGATGGATAAGTTTTCAGTAGAAAAGGCTCCAAACAAGATCATTTACTCTGCTGCACCTCGAAGGATTGAAGAGGCTTTTAAATTCTTGGCAAATGAATACGCTGAAAGATTATATATCACTTGCTCTGCAGATATTTATCTAGATGTAATGAACTTAGGAACATCTAAAGGAAAGGCTTTAAGCTATATAATGCATCAAATGAATATATCTTCCAGTGAAGTAATGGTGATAGGAAATAACTTTAATGATTTAGCGATGTTTGAGGTGGCAGGCTTGGCTGTGGCGATGGACAATTCACCGGAGGAAGTAAAGCATCAAAGTGGTTTTGTTACCAAATCTAATACAGAAGACGGTGTTGCTTACGCATTAGAAAAGTTAATTACAAGCGATTCTCCCCCCTTTATAGTACCCGGTTTGTCTTTAGACAAATCGGGTATATTATTTTTATAA
- a CDS encoding L-ribulose-5-phosphate 4-epimerase produces MLKKLKEQVLQGNLELPKRNLVTYTWGNVSGIDRDKGLVVIKPSGVPYEEMTLKDLVVVDLEGNQVEGDMKPSSDTPTHLVLYKAFPDIGGVVHTHSHWSTVWAQMGKGVPVLGTTHADYFYGEIPCTRKMTLQEIEGDYEEETGKVIIEKLIDKNPNYFPGVLVKNHGPFSWGKDPQKAVENAVIMEEIAKLAYYTLSFSPDTEAISDGLLDKHFLRKHGKNAYYGQG; encoded by the coding sequence TTGTTAAAAAAATTGAAGGAACAAGTATTACAAGGGAACTTAGAGCTGCCAAAACGCAACCTTGTCACCTATACTTGGGGCAATGTAAGCGGGATTGATAGGGATAAAGGACTGGTTGTTATTAAACCCAGTGGTGTGCCTTACGAAGAAATGACATTGAAGGATCTTGTTGTGGTAGATTTGGAGGGAAATCAGGTGGAAGGAGATATGAAACCTTCCTCTGATACCCCTACCCACTTAGTACTTTACAAAGCTTTTCCTGACATTGGGGGTGTAGTGCATACCCATTCTCATTGGAGCACAGTTTGGGCTCAGATGGGAAAAGGGGTTCCGGTCTTAGGGACGACCCATGCCGACTACTTTTATGGTGAAATACCCTGTACAAGAAAAATGACATTACAGGAAATAGAAGGAGACTATGAAGAAGAAACAGGAAAGGTAATTATTGAAAAACTTATAGACAAAAATCCTAATTATTTTCCTGGAGTACTTGTAAAAAACCACGGTCCCTTCTCTTGGGGGAAAGATCCTCAAAAGGCAGTGGAGAATGCAGTAATTATGGAAGAAATAGCTAAGTTAGCTTATTATACATTATCTTTTTCACCAGATACTGAAGCCATCAGCGATGGTCTATTAGATAAACACTTCCTAAGAAAACATGGAAAAAATGCTTACTATGGACAGGGATGA